ACATCTTCAAAGTTACCTGAATGAATTTTGTTATCGCTTTAACCGGCGATTCAATGAATTACTGATTACTGACAGACTCTTAACTGCTTGTCTGAATACCTCCACTATTACCTATGCGGAGTTAACTCGATAAGCGAATAATTTTATGATCAGACATACAGAAACAAACAAACACCCAGTCGAAAAAGATTCACAAGTAGAATATTTATTCCATAGACTTATTTCATTGATACTCCTTATTCTTCCGCATATTGAAAAAAGATGAAAGGTTTTATTACCTCTACCATTAGCATGTTTTAAGGAGCGTTCCAATGTATTTTCGTGTAAAATCTGTTCAACCGCTGGATAATTATATGCTCCGGTTGACTTTCGCCGATGGAGCTGTAAAAATATTCGATGTAAAGCCTTTTTTAGATCGTGGTCTGTTCGCTCAACTACGGGATAAATCACTATTCAAGTCTGTTCATGTGAGTTTCGACACCGTGGAATGGGCGAACGGTGTGGACATCTGTCCAGAATTGATGTACGAAGAGGGCGTGCCCGTCCCTGAACCGGATTCCTCTCCACGAGTCTCCCCATGACCTCCTACATCCTCCGCCGCCTGTTCCTCATGATCCCGATCCTCTGGGGAGTGGCCACCATCGTGTTCGCGCTCATGTTCATCGTGCCCGGAGACCCGGCGCGCATGCTCATGGGCCAGCACGGCGACGAGCAGACCCTGGCGCAGCTTCGGCGTGAGTTAGGCCTGGACCGTCCCGTGTATGTGCAATATGTGCGCTTCATGGGAAGGCTTCTCAAGGGCGATCTCGGCATGTCCTACCGTCAGAAACGCCCGGTGGCGGAGATCATCCGCGACCGCTTTCCCGCCACCGCCCGTCTGGCGGTGTCGAGCATGCTGATTGCCATTATTGTCGGGATTGCCGCGGGCATCCTTGCCGCACGGTACCGTAATTCGATGTGGGACTGGCTGGTGATGGTGTTTTCCCTCTCCGGGATATCCATGCCGGTGTTCTGGCTGGGGATGATGCTCATCCTCCTGTTCGCTTCCGGGTTGGGCTGGCTGCCGGTTGGCGGCTACGGGAAAAACGGGGACCTTCGCCACCTCTTGCTGCCGGCGGTGTCGCTGGCTGCGGTATCGATAGGGTACATCGCGCGTATGATGCGTTCGAGCATGCTCGAAGTCATCGGCAAGGATTACATCCGTACCGCTAGGGCCAAGGGGCTTTCCGAATGGGCGGTGGTCCTCCACCATGCTCTTCGCAACGCGCTCATTCCGGTGATCACCATTATCGGGATAAATTTCGCCTCTCTTTTGGGCGGCGCTGTCGCCACCGAAACAGTCTTTGCCTGGCCCGGCCTGGGGAGAGCGGTAGTGGATGCCATACGGATGCGCGACCTGCCGGTGGTGGAGGGTTGTGTCATTTTCCTTGCCGTTATCTTTGTGCTGGCGAATCTTATTGTAGACTTGTCTTACGCCTGGCTCGATCCGCGGATTCGGCTCGAGGGCGGAAAAGAGAAATGATGGGGCAAAGAAAGAATCCAGAATACAGAAGTCAGAAGACAGAATAAAAGAAAAGCAAAATAATTTGACAGGATTAACAAGATTTACAAGATTTTGATTATATCTAACCTGATGTTAAAAAATAGTTTAGAGCAGTGCATGGCCCAAAACTGTCACCCTGAACTCGTTTCAGGGTCTATGGCCTTTGAATAACAGATACAACAGAAAACCAATGCCCGATAAA
The DNA window shown above is from Candidatus Latescibacter sp. and carries:
- a CDS encoding IS1595 family transposase, which translates into the protein HLQSYLNEFCYRFNRRFNELLITDRLLTACLNTSTITYAELTR
- a CDS encoding DUF2442 domain-containing protein, translated to MYFRVKSVQPLDNYMLRLTFADGAVKIFDVKPFLDRGLFAQLRDKSLFKSVHVSFDTVEWANGVDICPELMYEEGVPVPEPDSSPRVSP
- a CDS encoding ABC transporter permease; the encoded protein is MTSYILRRLFLMIPILWGVATIVFALMFIVPGDPARMLMGQHGDEQTLAQLRRELGLDRPVYVQYVRFMGRLLKGDLGMSYRQKRPVAEIIRDRFPATARLAVSSMLIAIIVGIAAGILAARYRNSMWDWLVMVFSLSGISMPVFWLGMMLILLFASGLGWLPVGGYGKNGDLRHLLLPAVSLAAVSIGYIARMMRSSMLEVIGKDYIRTARAKGLSEWAVVLHHALRNALIPVITIIGINFASLLGGAVATETVFAWPGLGRAVVDAIRMRDLPVVEGCVIFLAVIFVLANLIVDLSYAWLDPRIRLEGGKEK